The stretch of DNA AATATCACTATCTCTAACAATTTCGCTCATATCGTTCATTATTGCAACATTTGTCTTTTATTTTAATAGCCTTAATTCATATTATAATGAAAAAGAAAATAAAGAGAATCAAAAAGCAATTATGGAACAATTCATAAAACTAAATGAAAAAGTTGAGGCCTTACAGAAATTAATTGATTTAAAAGAGAATACGGGCTCAGGAGAAGATCAATAATCCTAATAATATCAAAAAAAATAATCTTCTGAACTCGCTACCTGTGCAGGATGAAAGTGAACAAAATTAATCCTCAGCTTTTATATCGCTCAGCGAGAGCCTATATTCTGATCGATATTTTTCAATTAGCCGATCAACTAATGTAATTATCTCGTCATCTAAATCAGCTAACTTTTCTAAATTATATTCAATAGCTGTCTTTGATGGATCTATATGATTTTTATCTAATTTTTCGAAGATTTCATTTATATTACGATTAAGATCAATTATAATACCTCTGGAAGGTTCAGGAATTATCTCAATATATTGAGAATATTCAATAAATATTTGATAAAATATAGCTTCATGGATACAATCGATGATATCATCTAAATATATAAAAATATTTGAACAACCATCACTACCATCTTTAGAGCAAATAGTGCAATATACTCCCTCCCTATCATAAGTCTCTAATTCAAACTCATCCATGGGATATGGTTGAGTATTAATCTGATCATTTAGACTTTCTTTAATTAGGGCAGTAATTTTTTTAGAGTCAATATACTCTTTAATCTTTTCTAGAGCTTCATGAACCTCATTATAACAATCTCTTCTTCTAGACAATTTTGTATCTAATTCTGGAAGGTCTATAGCAATTTCATTTAACAAAATATGAAAATAATAGGGAGCATCAGGATAAACATCATCTATGCAATAAAAATTTTGGCATTTTATATTACAAAATTTTAAGCATCCCCAATGACTATTATAAGATAACCATTTATATTTTTTATTAGAGAAAAGTTCAGATTCAATTTCTAATTCGGATTTTATACGATTCAAGATTAATCTAATTCTATCGAGAATTTGGCCTTTTTTCTGTTGTTCAAGAGACAAATCTAAAGTTTTTTTATTATATATTAGAGTAATAAATGTGACAACTGCTAGGGCAATAGTGCCCACTGCAACTAATAAATCACAAAAATCCGAAAAATTCAAAGATATCCATGTTTGTAGCCCTGTTAAGAATGACATAATATAAAAGACTGGTTGTATATATAAAAACAAAATGGAATAAAGAAGTAAATTTATTATTACCATACTCAATACTTCAATTTTAAAAAGATAATATTAACTTATTTTTTGTACCATATGATTTAATAATATACCTAATTCAGGTGAACCTCTTTTCAAACCCCATGTTACACTTTTAGAACACCCCATTAATGGTCTAAAAATACCAACTAAACAGAAGTCAAAGTGTACGCATGTGTACGTACACATACGTACAGGAGAAAAGAGAAATGAATAAAGGAGAAAAACCGAAAAAACGTGAGATCCATAGAGTTAGAAAAAGACTGTCTCTCACAATAGATCCAGATAATCACGACTATATTAAAAATAACGGCTTAAACGCTTCCCGATTGATGGATACGACCTTAAATGAGCTTAGAAATAAAACAAATGGAGAATTGGTCTTTATACTCGAAAACAAGAATAATACATGGGCCCGCTGCGATTCGAACGCAGGATCTTCGCCGTGTAAAGGCGACGTCATAACCAGCTAGACCACGAGCCCCTTGCAGGTTCTGCCCAATAAATTAGGTTTTACGATATATTAAGATGTTGGATTTTCATTTTGAAAATGATATTTTTCTTCTTTTAAGTCATTCGTTTTTCAGCATGTCTGCGGCTTTTTTTATCTTCTCCAGGGTCTCTTCTGAAACGGCGGGATATGAATCGTGAAGGGAGATTAGTTTCGAGGCGATGATATCGGACACGATCGTCCTTGCAACCCATTTGTAATCGGCAGGAATAATATACCACGGAGCGCTCTTTGTGCTCGTATTATTCAGCATATCCTCGTATGCTCTGATGTAATTATCCCAGAACTTTCTCTCCGCAATATCCGAGGGCGATATCTTCCAGTATTTGCTCTCGTTTTCGAAACGGGCGAGAAGCCGTTCCTTCTGCTTTTCTTTGGAGATATGAAGGAAAAATTTCAGGACGACCGTTCCGCTGTTAGAAAGATGCCTTTCATATGAATTAATATCCTCATATCTCATCTTCCAGAATTCATCGTGAAACTCTTTTTGTGGAAGATGGCGTCCTTCAAGTATTTCCGGGTGGACTTTTGTGATCAGGACCTCTTCGTAATAAGAACGGTTGAAGATGCCGATCTCCCCTCTTTTCGGAAGCTTGAGGTTGCATCTCCAGAAATAATCATGATCCAGCTCCTCTTTCGACGGAACATCGAAACTGCTCACCCTGCATCCCTGGGGATTTACGCCGGACATTACATGCTTGATGAGGCTGTCTTTGCCGGCCGTATCCATCCCCTGAATAATTACAAGAAGGGAGTAGGTGTTATTCGCCCACAAAAGGGACTGCCCGCGTGCCAGATCTTCACGGTTTTTTTCAAGAATATCCTTCGCTTTATTTTTTACCTCTTCCTTCTGGAAGTAAGCTATCTCATCACTCACTTTCCATCCGGTATCATAATCCCTGAGTTTAACTTTCTGACCTTCATCGATCCTGAATTTTGCAATAAGTTCTTCTGCCAGCACAGAGTTTTCCCCGTTGAATATCAAATACGCAGGCACAATATTTCATTTTTTTTAAACAGGACATGACAGTTGAAACAATTTTATAATTCAATAAATACAATTTTTATTATCCTATTATAAAAACGCGGTGATTATTTCTTGAAAAAAATACTAATTCTCTGTAAAAATCCGGAATTACAGAATATTATTGAAAAAATTATTAAGAGAACCGGAGAGATCATCGAACCCCATTACTGTACATCCATAGAAAAAGCAAGACAAAGGATATTTCAGGAGGACTACTGGCTTATCATCTCAGGATTTACAATTTCTGAAATAGGCGGACCAGGATTTATTAAAGAATTACAGGATTCCGGGAAGAACGTTCCGTTTATCTTCCTGACAGGACTCGAAAAAAGAGAAACGGATGTGGACGGGACTCAGGCTGATCCGGAATATATCTTTATCAACGACAAAAATCCCACAGAAACAGTGGAAATACTGGAAAAAATAATCCCGGAGATCCTGATGCATAAAGACAAAAATCCTGAAAAACATCTCAACGAAGCAAGATATAAATCACTGGTTGAATCGATGGACGATT from Methanolacinia petrolearia DSM 11571 encodes:
- a CDS encoding PPK2 family polyphosphate kinase translates to MLAEELIAKFRIDEGQKVKLRDYDTGWKVSDEIAYFQKEEVKNKAKDILEKNREDLARGQSLLWANNTYSLLVIIQGMDTAGKDSLIKHVMSGVNPQGCRVSSFDVPSKEELDHDYFWRCNLKLPKRGEIGIFNRSYYEEVLITKVHPEILEGRHLPQKEFHDEFWKMRYEDINSYERHLSNSGTVVLKFFLHISKEKQKERLLARFENESKYWKISPSDIAERKFWDNYIRAYEDMLNNTSTKSAPWYIIPADYKWVARTIVSDIIASKLISLHDSYPAVSEETLEKIKKAADMLKNE